A genomic stretch from Leptospira johnsonii includes:
- a CDS encoding glycosyltransferase family 2 protein, with protein MILHSYLDELYFIMKPFPLVLVLPAYNEELTIEKTILEFYKEIPNAFFVIVDNNSKDSTSVISKNILTEHSILGEVIFEPRQGKANAIRTAFTKVDAEIYIMCDADLTYPASKIHSMIQTLKEKDLDMLVGDRLSKGDYGRENKRRFHSTGNKLVLMLINFLFGTKLKDPMSGYRVFSRRFVKNYPILTSGFEIEIEMTLHALDKRFRLEEISVPYKDRPAGSFSKLNTIRDGYKVVKNILWIFKDYKPMHFFGFFSVVSGLLSLVAGTPPVLDYIRYKYVYHVPLAVLATGLMLFSWIQIAIGLVLHTVSKIQRANFELRLLRFGTESPFRNFSKTTPTLSLGGGERPVGESLQL; from the coding sequence ATGATTCTTCACTCTTACTTGGACGAACTCTATTTTATAATGAAACCCTTCCCGCTTGTATTGGTCCTTCCTGCATATAATGAAGAGCTTACTATAGAAAAAACAATTCTGGAATTCTACAAAGAGATCCCGAATGCATTTTTTGTGATCGTAGATAATAATTCCAAAGACAGTACCTCTGTGATCTCTAAAAATATCTTAACGGAACATTCTATCTTGGGAGAAGTGATCTTTGAGCCAAGACAAGGGAAGGCGAATGCGATTCGAACTGCATTCACAAAGGTTGATGCAGAAATTTATATCATGTGCGATGCGGATCTGACCTACCCTGCTTCTAAAATACATTCTATGATCCAAACCTTAAAAGAGAAAGATCTGGATATGCTTGTAGGAGATCGCCTGAGCAAGGGAGATTATGGAAGAGAGAATAAAAGAAGGTTCCATTCTACTGGAAATAAACTTGTTCTCATGTTGATCAATTTTCTTTTCGGAACGAAACTTAAAGACCCGATGAGCGGCTATCGAGTATTCTCTCGTAGATTCGTAAAAAACTATCCAATTTTAACTTCCGGTTTCGAGATAGAAATAGAAATGACCTTACATGCCTTGGACAAAAGGTTTCGATTAGAAGAGATCTCTGTTCCCTACAAAGACAGACCTGCTGGAAGTTTTTCTAAATTGAATACGATCCGAGACGGATACAAAGTAGTGAAGAATATATTATGGATATTTAAAGATTACAAACCGATGCATTTCTTCGGATTTTTTTCCGTTGTCTCTGGGCTTTTATCCTTAGTTGCGGGAACGCCTCCGGTATTGGATTATATCCGGTACAAATATGTGTATCATGTTCCTTTAGCCGTACTTGCGACTGGACTAATGTTGTTTTCTTGGATCCAAATTGCGATCGGGCTCGTTCTACATACAGTTTCCAAAATCCAGAGAGCAAATTTTGAATTGAGACTGCTCCGATTCGGAACGGAATCTCCGTTCCGGAATTTTTCAAAGACAACCCCCACCCTGAGCTTGGGTGGTGGGGAGAGGCCCGTGGGCGAGAGCTTACA
- a CDS encoding phosphoesterase encodes MKRSRLFFLVSSFLGILVLGNLFTWAFFRADTFRSSVDWEKYSNPYKRKTKLKLQKTGIHLHTNRTWFTPGRNSPEEIETVYAANGYKILGFTDYERITNTDSPKLTQLKGYEWGTNLRKRHLSVLGLVEASYDLFPFYADPENLQWVIDKFQSKKGFVVINHPLLNESFPLKLLSQLKEYDALEVMSPFGDIPKFWDKLLSEKHPSFCMASDDLHYLPRDEYLRVRTSGIPNWRDLSSEIYKQEGESLMRYLLVNTDSLEEEEVLHSLKEGNYLCVRKMERSLEEPKLGHLGLNSENEIHFDFEDTPISVDFIGQNSEILSHTSYQNKGSYRLKPTDLYVRVQVVYPTAIILSNPFFQKP; translated from the coding sequence ATGAAAAGAAGTAGATTATTCTTCTTAGTTTCTAGCTTCCTCGGGATCCTTGTACTCGGAAATCTGTTCACCTGGGCGTTTTTCAGAGCGGATACATTTAGATCCTCGGTTGATTGGGAAAAATATTCCAATCCTTATAAAAGAAAAACCAAACTCAAACTCCAGAAGACAGGAATTCATCTACATACAAACCGAACTTGGTTTACTCCTGGCAGGAATTCTCCGGAAGAGATTGAGACAGTCTATGCCGCAAATGGTTATAAAATTTTAGGCTTCACCGATTATGAAAGGATCACGAATACTGATTCTCCCAAGCTAACCCAGCTCAAAGGATACGAATGGGGAACCAATCTTAGAAAAAGACACTTAAGTGTTTTAGGCTTAGTAGAAGCGAGCTATGATCTATTTCCTTTCTACGCAGATCCAGAAAATCTGCAATGGGTCATTGACAAGTTCCAATCAAAAAAAGGATTCGTAGTGATCAATCATCCTCTCTTGAATGAATCCTTTCCGTTAAAACTTCTCTCTCAATTGAAAGAATACGATGCATTAGAAGTGATGAGTCCTTTCGGGGACATTCCTAAATTTTGGGACAAGTTATTAAGCGAGAAACATCCTTCTTTCTGCATGGCATCGGACGATCTACATTACCTTCCAAGAGATGAATACTTGAGAGTCAGAACCTCTGGAATCCCAAATTGGCGGGACCTAAGTTCGGAAATTTACAAGCAAGAAGGTGAATCTTTGATGAGATATCTTCTTGTAAACACCGACAGTCTGGAGGAAGAAGAAGTTCTTCATTCCTTAAAAGAAGGGAATTATCTTTGTGTCCGCAAAATGGAAAGAAGTTTAGAAGAACCTAAATTAGGACATTTAGGGTTAAATTCGGAAAATGAGATCCATTTCGATTTCGAAGACACCCCGATCAGTGTGGATTTTATCGGTCAAAATTCGGAAATTCTATCCCATACTTCTTACCAAAACAAGGGTTCTTATAGGTTGAAGCCTACGGATCTGTATGTGAGGGTACAGGTAGTTTATCCGACAGCAATTATTCTGAGCAATCCATTCTTTCAAAAGCCATAG
- a CDS encoding TolC family protein, with translation MNARLIVLISIYTLFSSATYAEKKHLEEILDVIVKEHPESKSLAGLSQAHKSHSEATGILPDPKIGVAFRNYPTRGGYSTSDRALDTPTMTGVELSVSQEFPFPGKLSTEKRISKLMQTEANFAYISGVNRILGDFFSRLNKYKYSEKKKAINERILTLLGAQKSISENSYSYGENTLSGVLKATIAKTEAVEKETEYNTQLKDLKSQLEYYQISDKITFSDLYSIDVDSFLENKNEELETLVTAQTSLIEDSPEYKIQMEEEKRLKEQAKLTKYSLAPQTEVFFSYMKRRSQTFALDQGPLNYGIMDTTEYRGDLFSFGVNMRVPVWSALKWNSITGETEHLAEVGKDSVEKTRVQMLSELNRNLAYIKGVSNQIRLVEKRLIPELEKSVRAGSFQYTSGKVNVQDTLLAQTEILNTKIRLEDLKERKNESILNTLKLLSFIYKDNKTPEHDKHN, from the coding sequence ATGAACGCAAGACTCATTGTCTTAATATCAATTTATACATTATTTTCATCCGCAACGTACGCGGAAAAAAAGCATCTGGAAGAGATATTGGATGTTATAGTAAAAGAACATCCTGAATCCAAGTCTTTAGCTGGACTCTCCCAGGCACATAAATCCCATTCCGAGGCAACCGGTATATTACCGGATCCTAAAATAGGAGTGGCATTCAGAAATTACCCTACCCGAGGAGGATACTCCACCTCGGACAGAGCATTGGATACACCAACGATGACTGGGGTAGAATTATCCGTGTCCCAAGAGTTTCCCTTTCCCGGAAAACTCAGCACTGAAAAAAGGATCTCCAAACTCATGCAGACTGAAGCAAACTTTGCCTATATTTCCGGAGTGAACCGGATCTTGGGGGATTTTTTCAGTCGATTGAATAAATATAAATATTCAGAAAAGAAGAAGGCAATCAACGAAAGAATATTAACTCTTTTGGGCGCCCAAAAGTCCATTAGCGAAAACTCATATTCTTACGGAGAGAATACTCTGTCCGGCGTATTAAAAGCCACGATTGCGAAAACGGAAGCGGTCGAAAAAGAAACAGAATATAATACTCAATTGAAAGATTTGAAATCTCAGCTCGAGTATTATCAGATCTCCGACAAAATTACCTTCTCCGATCTATATTCTATTGATGTGGATTCTTTCTTAGAAAACAAAAACGAAGAATTGGAAACATTAGTTACCGCACAAACTTCTTTGATAGAGGATTCTCCAGAATATAAGATACAAATGGAAGAAGAGAAACGTTTAAAGGAACAGGCTAAACTTACTAAGTATTCCCTGGCACCTCAAACTGAAGTTTTTTTCTCTTATATGAAACGTAGGTCCCAAACTTTCGCTTTGGACCAAGGCCCTTTAAATTACGGAATTATGGACACCACGGAATATAGAGGAGATCTTTTCAGTTTCGGAGTGAATATGAGAGTCCCGGTTTGGTCCGCTCTCAAATGGAATTCCATCACGGGAGAAACGGAACATCTTGCAGAAGTAGGAAAAGACTCTGTAGAAAAAACGAGAGTGCAAATGCTTTCCGAACTGAATCGGAATCTGGCTTATATCAAAGGTGTATCCAACCAGATACGTTTGGTAGAAAAAAGACTGATCCCAGAATTGGAAAAATCAGTCCGAGCAGGTTCCTTCCAATACACTTCAGGAAAAGTGAATGTTCAGGATACACTCCTTGCCCAAACGGAGATCTTAAATACCAAAATCCGTTTGGAAGATCTAAAAGAGCGTAAAAACGAATCTATTTTGAATACATTAAAACTCCTAAGTTTTATCTATAAAGACAACAAAACTCCGGAACACGATAAACATAACTAA
- a CDS encoding LIC13259/LIC11441 family protein, producing MKNLHYLFLIFLLTIGNLLAHEGKETFVLREVAKIHSSIYSETSGNLDVQRLVQLLKENADHKKDTEKFKKALPIAEELGKTMDLSKKRELFERLSKELESIVGHHDKSEVSVFYCPMLKKKWLASGKEIRNPYDSKMKNCGEIVHEAK from the coding sequence ATGAAGAATTTACATTACCTATTTTTAATTTTCCTTCTAACTATTGGAAACTTATTAGCTCATGAAGGAAAAGAAACATTCGTTTTGAGAGAAGTTGCGAAGATCCATTCTTCTATCTATTCAGAAACTTCTGGAAACTTGGATGTACAAAGACTGGTACAGCTTTTGAAAGAAAATGCAGATCACAAGAAGGACACTGAAAAATTTAAAAAGGCTCTTCCCATTGCAGAAGAGCTAGGTAAAACTATGGATCTTTCTAAAAAGAGAGAATTATTCGAACGTTTATCCAAAGAATTGGAATCGATCGTAGGCCATCACGATAAATCTGAAGTCTCCGTTTTTTATTGTCCTATGCTCAAAAAGAAATGGCTGGCATCCGGAAAAGAGATCCGAAACCCATACGATTCCAAAATGAAAAACTGCGGAGAGATCGTTCATGAAGCCAAATAA
- a CDS encoding efflux RND transporter periplasmic adaptor subunit yields the protein MKPNNFLFPSSIGWIGKILAILVFVALLTDCSSKKDIYYCPMHPHYTSDRPGTCPICNMDLVKKEDPSEHKDHTSASSPLREAASAGMGDEHSSHLSETASEKNPQELVLSFEKQQSIGIKTELVSRRNLVKKISAYSSVAYDPELYSALSEYKEAVRSSEFLSPEVIRNLQLRLRQLGLSLDQIRVWTSGARDPSELILGGRSGRAHIYSQIYESDFTTAKVGLPIKFKTDVYPGKEFIGRIKSIDVILDKNNRTLRLRSEVSDPNQLLKPQMFGDAMIEVSLPKILSVPTSAILDTGKQKIAYVQTAPDRFQAVSVQTGKNIDSWVEILSGVQENQRVVTESTFLIDSEAKIRFGSDSHAH from the coding sequence ATGAAGCCAAATAATTTTCTCTTTCCTTCATCCATCGGATGGATCGGAAAAATTTTGGCCATTCTAGTTTTTGTGGCCTTGCTAACGGATTGTTCTTCTAAAAAAGACATCTACTATTGTCCGATGCATCCTCATTATACTTCGGATCGTCCCGGAACCTGTCCTATCTGCAATATGGATTTGGTCAAAAAGGAAGATCCTTCCGAACATAAGGATCATACTAGTGCAAGCAGTCCTTTACGAGAAGCAGCTTCTGCAGGTATGGGAGATGAGCATTCTTCTCATCTATCCGAAACTGCTTCAGAAAAGAATCCCCAAGAATTGGTCCTTTCATTTGAAAAACAACAATCTATCGGGATTAAAACGGAGTTAGTGAGTAGGAGGAATCTAGTCAAAAAGATCAGCGCTTATTCAAGTGTTGCTTACGATCCTGAACTGTATTCCGCTTTGAGTGAATATAAGGAAGCGGTTCGTTCTTCTGAGTTTCTTTCTCCAGAGGTCATTCGAAATCTGCAATTAAGGCTTAGGCAATTGGGTTTAAGTCTAGACCAGATTAGAGTTTGGACTTCCGGAGCAAGAGATCCATCCGAGTTGATCTTAGGAGGAAGATCTGGTAGAGCCCATATCTATTCCCAGATTTACGAATCTGATTTTACTACAGCTAAAGTAGGACTTCCTATCAAATTCAAAACGGATGTATATCCAGGCAAGGAATTCATAGGAAGGATCAAAAGTATAGATGTGATCTTGGATAAGAATAATCGCACACTTAGATTGAGGAGCGAGGTTTCTGATCCGAACCAACTCTTAAAGCCCCAAATGTTCGGAGATGCAATGATAGAAGTTTCTCTTCCAAAGATACTGTCCGTTCCGACTTCCGCAATTTTGGATACTGGAAAACAAAAGATCGCTTATGTGCAAACTGCGCCAGATAGATTCCAAGCGGTTTCGGTCCAAACAGGGAAAAATATAGACTCTTGGGTGGAAATTTTATCCGGCGTCCAAGAAAACCAAAGAGTTGTGACTGAGTCTACCTTCCTGATAGATTCGGAAGCAAAGATCAGATTCGGCTCAGATTCTCATGCACATTAA
- a CDS encoding efflux RND transporter permease subunit — translation MIQSIIRFSAENKFLVLLVTLAILVASYVSMKTIPLDAIPDLSDTQVIVYSRWDRSPDIMEDQVTYPIITSLLGAPKIKVVRGFSDFGFSYVYVIFQDGTDIYWARSRVLEYLSRIQSSLPAGVKTELGPDASAVGWVYQYALIDQTGNNSLVDLRTYQDFQLRYLLNSVPGVSEVAGIGGFKKQYQITIHPNALRSYNVDFETVIQKVRESNQETGGRLLEISGAEYMVRGRGYLSSLADIENIPLSTDANGTPVLLKNVASVQFGPDIRRGVVDLDGEGDVVAGTIVMRHGENALSVIERVKTKLEEIKKNLPKGAELITTYDRSELIEHAISNLKFKLIEEMIIVSIVILIFLWHFPSAIIPILTIPISVIIAFIPMNLFDINANIMSLAGMAISIGVLVDGAIVEVENAYKKLEEWEAGGRIGDYHAVRLEALLEVGPSVFFSLLVIAVAFFPIFTLVDQEGRLFRPLAYSKNIAMAVAAFLAITLDPAVRMLFTRMEPFQFKNALLSKIATTMLVGKYYPEEKHPVSKILFRYYEPACRYVLHRPKTIIISAFTLVVLTIPVYFSLGSEFMPQLYEESFLYMPTTLPGISVAEAEKLMIAMDKKLKSFPEVKRVFGKAGRSDTATDPAPFSMMETVILLKPQSEWRKADRFYSNLPRIFQYPFLPFVSERLTKDELVEKMNKEMQFPGATNAWTMPIKTRIDMLSTGMRTPIGIKILGSSLEEIESIGIKIEALLKTDKNVRSVFAERTAGGYFLDLNLRREKLARYNISVDTAQQIIVAAIGGEPITQTIEGRERFSVNVRYPRELRDSLEKIKTILVPTKEFGHIPISEIASIGAKTGPSMIRDENGFLAGYVYVDPSTSDIGGFVDKAKKKVSDSIILPPGYSIVWSGQYENMIRVRERMMYILPLTIFIIFLLLYFNTKSYIKTSIVLLAVPFSLIGAVGLLYILDYQISVAVWVGMIALMGLDAETGVFMLLYLDLSYEDAKKKGKLRTKEDLIEAIIHGAVHRIRPKIMTVLAAMMGLLPIMWSASTGSDVMKRIAAPMVGGLVTSFILELLVYPPIYMLWKEGKLENILPILSSTKKKKNEINLNKKE, via the coding sequence ATGATCCAGTCTATCATTCGCTTTTCCGCAGAAAATAAGTTTCTAGTTCTTCTGGTTACTTTAGCAATCTTGGTCGCATCTTACGTATCCATGAAGACCATTCCTTTGGATGCAATCCCGGACCTTTCGGATACTCAGGTAATTGTGTATTCTCGTTGGGACAGAAGTCCGGATATCATGGAGGACCAGGTCACTTACCCGATCATCACTTCGCTTTTAGGTGCACCTAAGATCAAGGTGGTTCGAGGATTTTCAGATTTCGGTTTTTCTTACGTATATGTAATCTTCCAAGATGGAACAGATATCTATTGGGCTAGGTCCAGGGTTTTAGAATATCTATCTAGGATACAATCTTCACTTCCTGCTGGTGTAAAAACTGAATTGGGTCCAGATGCAAGCGCTGTCGGTTGGGTGTACCAATACGCATTGATAGACCAAACTGGAAACAATTCCTTGGTTGATCTAAGAACTTATCAGGATTTCCAGCTAAGATACTTATTAAATTCCGTTCCGGGAGTATCCGAAGTAGCAGGAATTGGCGGATTCAAAAAACAATATCAGATCACAATCCATCCGAACGCATTAAGGTCTTATAATGTGGATTTTGAGACCGTAATTCAAAAGGTCCGAGAAAGTAACCAGGAAACCGGAGGACGTCTTCTGGAAATTTCCGGTGCTGAATATATGGTAAGAGGAAGAGGATATCTTTCTTCTTTGGCTGATATAGAAAACATCCCACTCTCCACAGATGCAAACGGAACTCCGGTGCTTTTGAAAAACGTTGCCTCTGTCCAATTCGGACCAGATATTCGGAGAGGTGTCGTGGATCTTGATGGAGAAGGGGACGTGGTCGCAGGCACTATTGTAATGCGCCATGGAGAAAATGCTCTCTCTGTCATAGAAAGAGTGAAAACCAAATTAGAAGAAATCAAAAAGAATCTTCCAAAAGGTGCAGAACTCATAACCACTTACGACAGATCAGAACTGATTGAACATGCAATCAGCAATTTGAAATTCAAATTGATCGAAGAGATGATCATTGTCTCTATTGTGATCCTTATCTTTTTATGGCATTTTCCTTCCGCCATTATCCCAATTCTTACGATCCCAATTTCAGTGATTATCGCATTCATTCCAATGAATCTATTCGATATTAATGCGAATATCATGTCTTTGGCAGGTATGGCGATCTCGATTGGGGTGCTCGTCGATGGGGCAATTGTAGAAGTAGAGAATGCTTACAAAAAATTGGAAGAATGGGAAGCAGGAGGAAGGATTGGAGACTACCATGCGGTACGCTTAGAAGCGCTACTCGAAGTAGGACCTTCCGTTTTCTTCTCTTTACTTGTGATCGCAGTGGCCTTCTTTCCTATCTTCACACTTGTGGACCAAGAGGGGAGATTGTTTCGTCCATTAGCATATTCTAAAAATATAGCAATGGCAGTAGCTGCATTCTTGGCGATCACCTTGGATCCGGCAGTCAGGATGTTATTCACTAGAATGGAGCCTTTCCAATTCAAGAATGCACTTCTCTCTAAGATTGCGACTACGATGTTAGTCGGAAAATATTATCCGGAAGAAAAACATCCTGTCAGTAAAATACTATTTAGGTATTACGAACCGGCGTGCCGTTATGTTCTTCACAGACCTAAAACGATCATTATATCCGCTTTCACTTTAGTGGTTCTGACTATTCCGGTTTATTTCAGTTTGGGTTCGGAATTTATGCCCCAACTTTATGAGGAATCTTTTCTATACATGCCAACCACCTTGCCTGGGATCTCGGTAGCAGAAGCAGAAAAACTCATGATCGCGATGGATAAAAAACTCAAAAGTTTTCCGGAAGTGAAACGTGTTTTCGGGAAAGCAGGACGTTCCGATACGGCAACAGATCCCGCACCGTTCTCCATGATGGAAACTGTGATCCTTCTTAAACCACAAAGTGAATGGAGAAAGGCGGATCGATTCTATTCAAATTTGCCTCGGATATTCCAATATCCATTTCTCCCTTTTGTATCGGAAAGACTGACCAAGGACGAGTTAGTCGAGAAGATGAACAAGGAGATGCAATTTCCGGGAGCCACCAATGCCTGGACCATGCCGATCAAAACAAGGATCGATATGCTTAGTACTGGAATGAGAACTCCGATTGGAATTAAGATCTTAGGTTCATCTCTGGAAGAAATAGAATCAATCGGAATAAAGATAGAAGCACTTCTTAAAACGGATAAAAATGTCCGAAGTGTATTTGCAGAAAGAACGGCAGGCGGGTATTTCCTAGATCTGAATTTAAGAAGGGAAAAATTAGCAAGATATAATATTTCGGTAGATACTGCACAACAGATCATAGTAGCCGCAATCGGAGGAGAGCCGATCACCCAAACCATCGAAGGAAGGGAACGATTTTCCGTAAATGTGCGTTATCCTAGAGAGTTGCGCGATTCATTGGAAAAGATCAAAACCATTTTGGTCCCTACAAAAGAATTCGGTCATATTCCAATTTCGGAAATTGCAAGTATCGGGGCAAAAACCGGTCCTTCTATGATCCGAGATGAGAATGGGTTTTTGGCCGGTTATGTGTATGTAGATCCATCTACCTCGGACATAGGCGGTTTTGTGGATAAAGCCAAGAAGAAGGTCTCAGATTCTATCATTCTTCCACCCGGTTATTCCATAGTATGGAGCGGTCAGTACGAGAATATGATAAGAGTCCGGGAAAGGATGATGTATATTCTTCCTTTAACGATCTTCATTATATTTTTGTTATTGTACTTCAATACCAAATCCTATATAAAAACATCGATCGTACTATTGGCAGTTCCTTTCTCTTTGATAGGTGCTGTTGGACTTTTGTATATTCTGGATTACCAGATCTCGGTTGCGGTTTGGGTAGGAATGATCGCACTCATGGGGCTAGATGCTGAGACAGGAGTGTTCATGCTTTTGTATCTGGATCTTTCCTACGAGGACGCAAAGAAAAAAGGAAAACTCCGTACTAAAGAAGATCTGATAGAAGCGATCATCCATGGAGCAGTGCATAGGATCCGACCTAAGATCATGACTGTGCTTGCGGCTATGATGGGACTACTTCCGATCATGTGGTCGGCTAGCACTGGTTCAGACGTAATGAAAAGGATCGCGGCTCCCATGGTAGGAGGGTTAGTGACCAGTTTTATTCTGGAACTTTTAGTATATCCTCCTATATACATGCTCTGGAAAGAAGGGAAACTGGAAAATATCCTTCCGATACTTTCTTCCACCAAGAAAAAAAAGAACGAAATCAATTTAAATAAGAAGGAATAA
- the bufA2 gene encoding BufA2 family periplasmic bufferin-type metallophore, translating into MNNTTKKLIIGAAISGLFLSGEVFSEKQDAGSDNTKGECHGVNSCKGKSDCHTNGNSCSGQNSCKGKGWISLTKKECDAKKGTFKKS; encoded by the coding sequence ATGAACAACACTACTAAAAAACTGATCATCGGAGCAGCAATCTCCGGACTATTTCTGTCTGGCGAAGTATTTTCCGAAAAGCAGGATGCAGGTTCGGATAACACAAAAGGAGAATGTCACGGGGTTAATTCCTGCAAGGGAAAAAGTGACTGTCATACAAACGGAAATTCCTGCTCGGGGCAAAACTCCTGCAAAGGGAAGGGTTGGATCTCTTTAACGAAAAAGGAATGCGATGCAAAAAAAGGGACTTTTAAAAAATCTTAA
- a CDS encoding LIC_10421 family protein codes for MKKTLATILFSLILAGNTYAFTELDNLLIAEATTPDLKKIAKEYFSKKAKDHKDLAEKYKSLAGQSHGGKATADAAEKEKYKKLADHCEKEAAAYKAQADKF; via the coding sequence ATGAAAAAAACGTTAGCAACCATTCTTTTTTCTCTTATTCTAGCAGGTAACACTTACGCATTTACCGAACTGGATAATCTACTGATCGCGGAAGCAACCACTCCGGATCTAAAAAAGATCGCAAAAGAGTATTTTAGCAAAAAAGCTAAAGACCATAAGGACTTGGCTGAAAAGTATAAATCCTTAGCTGGCCAGTCTCATGGAGGGAAGGCTACTGCAGATGCAGCAGAAAAGGAAAAGTATAAAAAGTTAGCAGACCATTGTGAAAAGGAAGCTGCTGCTTACAAAGCGCAAGCTGATAAATTCTAA
- a CDS encoding flagellin N-terminal helical domain-containing protein → MIINHNISALRANNVLKTVNHELDKTTEKLSTGMRINRAGDDALGFAVSERMRTQIRGLAQAERNVMDGVSFIQVTEGNLEQVNNILQRLRELSIQTSNGIYSDDDRKLVQLEVDQLIEEVDRLGKTAEFNKIRPLSGAYSKESKNPIQLHVGPNQNEKLEIFVDAMNAGALQLETNGKKQTLSTPASSNAMIGILDNAIQKVNKQRSDLGAYYNRLEITAEGLQANYINMVSAESRVRDADMAEHIVDYTKNQILTKSGVAMLAQANMRPEQVVKLLSERFG, encoded by the coding sequence ATGATTATCAATCACAACATCAGCGCTCTTCGTGCAAATAATGTACTGAAGACAGTCAATCACGAGCTGGACAAAACCACAGAAAAATTATCAACCGGTATGAGGATCAATCGTGCCGGTGATGACGCTTTAGGATTTGCCGTTTCCGAAAGGATGCGCACACAGATCCGTGGTCTTGCTCAAGCAGAAAGAAACGTAATGGATGGAGTTTCCTTTATCCAGGTTACCGAAGGGAATCTGGAACAAGTGAATAATATTCTCCAAAGATTGAGAGAATTATCCATCCAAACTTCCAACGGGATTTACTCGGATGATGATCGTAAACTCGTTCAACTGGAAGTAGACCAACTCATCGAAGAAGTGGACAGGTTAGGTAAAACCGCCGAGTTCAACAAAATTCGTCCTTTGAGCGGAGCCTACTCTAAGGAGTCTAAAAATCCGATCCAGTTGCATGTAGGACCGAATCAAAACGAGAAGCTGGAAATTTTCGTGGATGCTATGAATGCGGGAGCTCTTCAATTGGAGACTAACGGGAAAAAGCAGACTTTGTCTACTCCCGCTTCTTCCAATGCGATGATCGGTATTCTGGACAACGCGATCCAAAAGGTGAATAAACAAAGATCCGACTTAGGAGCTTATTATAACCGTTTGGAAATTACAGCAGAAGGTCTGCAGGCAAATTATATCAATATGGTTTCCGCAGAAAGCCGAGTAAGGGACGCGGATATGGCTGAACATATCGTGGACTACACGAAAAATCAGATCTTAACCAAAAGTGGAGTCGCAATGCTTGCTCAAGCAAACATGAGACCGGAACAGGTGGTAAAACTTCTGAGCGAAAGATTCGGATAA
- a CDS encoding cob(I)yrinic acid a,c-diamide adenosyltransferase: MKIYTKKGDSGTTSLASGTRVSKSDPRVELYGTADELNSCLGVAISFLTKDSKLKDSLERIQNLLFELGSELAGYKKKDDSSCILEGDISELEKEIDLWQDSLLPLKNFILPGGSSSSSFLHVARTLARRLERDLVRYKEEGHEIFAENLRFLNRLSDHLFVAARYANFESKIPEPEWKSRAKGK; the protein is encoded by the coding sequence ATGAAAATTTATACCAAAAAGGGAGATTCCGGAACCACATCCTTGGCTTCCGGGACTAGAGTCTCCAAATCAGATCCTAGGGTAGAATTGTACGGTACAGCAGATGAGTTGAACTCATGCCTAGGAGTAGCAATTTCTTTCCTAACGAAAGATTCTAAATTAAAAGACTCATTGGAGAGGATCCAAAATTTACTTTTTGAATTGGGATCCGAGCTCGCGGGGTATAAGAAGAAGGACGACTCTTCCTGTATCCTAGAAGGGGATATTTCCGAATTAGAAAAGGAGATAGATCTTTGGCAGGATTCACTTCTTCCCTTGAAAAATTTCATCCTACCAGGCGGTTCCTCTTCTTCTTCTTTTTTACATGTGGCCAGGACCTTAGCCAGAAGATTAGAAAGGGATCTTGTACGTTATAAGGAAGAAGGTCACGAGATCTTTGCGGAAAACTTAAGATTTCTAAACAGACTTTCTGATCATCTATTTGTAGCAGCAAGATACGCAAATTTCGAATCTAAAATCCCGGAACCAGAATGGAAATCCAGAGCCAAAGGCAAATAA